A window from Choristoneura fumiferana chromosome 22, NRCan_CFum_1, whole genome shotgun sequence encodes these proteins:
- the LOC141440129 gene encoding phenoloxidase-activating factor 3-like, with protein sequence MIAQIRNFTCGDETEIDQYPWLALLEYRHTKAGTIVTKCGGSLISGRYVLTAAHCVHESITNPPESVRLGEHDTRTNIDCDTWYEYAVPYCNEGNESIPIQSIRIHALYNSRTFENDIALVRLNRTVNFNDFIKPICLPSPSATVPSNLYVAGWGATESGYASPVKMQVMVPYVDLRICQSDYSEYPRLHLSFGRICAGGEIGKSTCNGDSGGPLMRYTEKRYELLGIVSIGLRFCLTGKPGIYTHVTDYLVWLRIHMHE encoded by the exons ATGATAGCACAGAttcgaaattttacat GTGGTGACGAAACTGAAATCGACCAGTACCCGTGGCTTGCACTTCTCGAATATCGACACACCAAAGCCGGTACTATAGTCACGAAATGCGGCGGTTCGCTCATCAGTGGCAGATACGTTCTGACAGCGGCACATTGCGTGCATGAAAGTATAACAAACCCTCC AGAGAGCGTTCGTCTTGGTGAACACGACACAAGGACCAACATTGACTGCGATACATGGTACGAGTATGCGGTGCCATATTGTAATGAAGGCAATGAGAGCATACCGATACAGAGCATCAGAATACATGCCTTGTATAACTCTAGGACTTTCGAAAACGATATCGCATTAGTGCGTCTCAACAGGACAGTGAACTTCAATG ACTTCATCAAACCTATCTGCCTGCCGTCGCCCAGTGCGACTGTTCCAAGTAATCTGTACGTAGCGGGGTGGGGCGCCACTGAGAGCGGCTACGCAAGCCCGGTTAAAATGCAAGTGATGGTTCCTTACGTTGATCTGCGC ATTTGCCAATCGGACTACTCGGAGTACCCTCGACTGCACCTGTCCTTCGGTCGGATCTGCGCAGGAGGCGAGATCGGAAAATCCACTTGTAATGGTGACTCCGGGGGACCTCTAATGCGCTACACAGAGAAACGCTATGAGCTCCTTGGAATCGTCAGTATAGGTCTAAGATTTTGCCTTACAGGAAAACCTGGTATTTACACTCATGTGACCGATTATCTTGTTTGGTTAAGGATCCATATGCATGAATAA
- the LOC141440130 gene encoding phenoloxidase-activating factor 3-like, translating into MRKVLQFLFLAVYIKCALSGDGGNEAEIDQYPWLALLEYRHTKAGTIVTKCGGSLISGRYVLTAAHCVHESITNPPESVRLGEHDTRTNIDCDTWYEYAVPYCNEGNKSIPIQNIRIHALYNSRTFENDIALVRLNRTVNFNDFIKPICLPSPSATVPSNLYVAGWGATESGYASPVKMQVMVPYVDLRICHSEYPRLQLSFGRICAGGEIGKSTCYGDSGGPLMRYTEKRYELLGIVSLGLRFCLTGKPGIYTHVTDYLVWLRIHMHE; encoded by the exons atgcgtAAAGTGTTGCAATTTTTGTTCCTGGCCGTTTACATCAAATGTGCTTTAAGTGGTGATG GTGGTAACGAAGCTGAAATCGACCAGTACCCGTGGCTTGCACTTCTCGAATATCGACACACCAAAGCCGGTACTATAGTCACGAAATGCGGCGGTTCGCTCATCAGTGGCAGATACGTTCTGACAGCGGCACATTGCGTGCATGAAAGTATAACAAACCCTCC AGAGAGCGTTCGTCTTGGTGAACACGACACAAGGACCAACATTGACTGCGATACATGGTACGAGTATGCGGTGCCATATTGTAATGAAGGCAATAAGAGCATACCGATACAGAACATCAGAATACATGCCTTGTATAACTCTAGGACTTTCGAAAACGATATCGCATTAGTGCGTCTCAACAGGACAGTGAACTTCAATG ACTTCATCAAACCTATCTGCCTGCCGTCGCCCAGTGCGACTGTTCCAAGTAATCTGTACGTAGCGGGGTGGGGCGCCACTGAGAGCGGCTACGCAAGCCCGGTTAAAATGCAAGTGATGGTTCCTTACGTCGATCTGCGC ATTTGCCACTCGGAGTACCCTCGACTGCAGCTGTCCTTCGGTCGGATCTGCGCAGGAGGCGAGATCGGAAAATCCACTTGTTATGGTGACTCCGGGGGACCTCTAATGCGCTACACAGAGAAACGCTATGAGCTCCTTGGAATCGTCAGTCTAGGTCTAAGATTTTGCCTTACAGGAAAACCTGGTATTTACACTCATGTGACCGATTATCTTGTTTGGTTAAGGATCCATATGCATGAATAA